Proteins from a single region of Ogataea parapolymorpha DL-1 chromosome IV, whole genome shotgun sequence:
- a CDS encoding putative lipase: protein MAKVGHLIVLIHGMWGVSSHMDMVEQVLQECLQSSEDRIHYLKPSSFGSFKTYDGIKVNGDRVIKDIFDAIENLKSDEDVEVKKISVVGYSLGGLIARYCIGELYEIGFFDRIEPAVFSTFASPHLGVKFFRTSRILDRAMNFLGSRLVGQSGKDLFIYKSDLLPQMADKNSKYFKGLSLFKVRILLANVRNDRLVSFATSYISNYNPFEFWENLEIKYVDGLPSARVLGKEYPVRVIDLKATMYHPELKKSTEVDHLQRTRNIAIGVMIMLLPLVLPVIFVASVFGTVKSAIRKSLLKEFDHGGAWKTLQERLEGNKARHHTQKREHEDPLAEATQEIVENTLQELSAEDQGDKEESSTDSVAGSESLKDTNPMQVEFDAEKAAECLEYLTNKMDIGPLAELPLTDKLEPLPYDDRRTLMCANLNELDWIKIPVYVRSLNAHEGIVARRGLKRTAAGAPALYLWGMLFKQKSE, encoded by the exons ATGGCAAAAGTGGGCCATCTAATTGTTCTGATCCACGG TATGTGGGGGGTTTCCAGCCATATGGACATGGTGGAACAGGTTCTCCAGGAGTGTTTGCAATCTTCCGAAGACCGAATCCACTATTTAAAGCCCTCGTCTTTTGGGTCCTTTAAAACCTACGACGGTATCAAGGTGAACGGAGACCGAGTCATCAAGGATATATTTGATGCGATCGAAAATTTGAAGAGCGATGAGGATGTGGAAGTCAAAAAGATTAGCGTGGTGGGATACAGTTTAGGGGGGCTGATTGCGAGGTACTGTATTGGAGAACTGTACGAGATTGGCTTTTTCGACCGCATTGAGCCTGCAGTGTTCAGCACGTTTGCATCGCCGCATCTTGGAGTGAAATTCTTTAGGACTTCTCGGATCCTCGACAGGGCGATGAATTTTCTTGGTAGCAGACTCGTGGGACAGTCAGGAAAAGACTTGTTCATTTACAAGTCTGATCTGCTTCCGCAGATGGCAGACAAGAATAGCAAGTACTTCAAAGGGTTGTCCCTATTCAAGGTCAGGATACTGCTTGCCAATGTACGCAACGACAGACTTGTCAGCTTTGCTACCTCGTACATCTCCAACTACAATCCGTTCGAATTTTGGGAAAACCTGGAAATCAAATACGTGGACGGGTTGCCGTCAGCAAGGGTGCTAGGCAAAGAGTACCCGGTTCGAGTTATAGATCTGAAGGCCACGATGTACCATCCAGAATTGAAAAAGAGTACAGAAGTTGACCATCTTCAACGGACCCGCAATATTGCCATTGGAGTCATGATTATGCTTCTGCCGTTAGTTCTCCCGGTGATCTTCGTGGCGAGTGTATTTGGAACTGTGAAAAGTGCGATAAGGAAGTCGCTTCTGAAGGAGTTCGACCATGGAGGTGCCTGGAAGACTTTACAGGAGCGATTGGAGGGCAACAAAGCGCGGCACCATACCCAAAAAAGAGAGCACGAGGATCCACTAGCCGAGGCAACGCAGGAGATTGTTGAAAATACACTTCAGGAGCTGTCTGCCGAGGATCAGGGCGATAAGGAGGAGTCTTCGACAGACTCGGTTGCAGGATCCGAATCACTTAAAGATACAAACCCAATGCAGGTCGAGTTTGACGCCGAAAAAGCTGCCGAATGTCTCGAATACTTGACAAATAAGATGGATATCGGCCCGTTGGCAGAACTTCCATTGACAGACAAGCTCGAACCGCTACCATACGATGATAGGCGCACGTTGATGTGTGCAAATTTGAATGAGCTCGACTGGATAAAAATACCCGTCTACGTGAGATCTCTCAATGCCCACGAGGGCATTGTTGCACGGCGTGGGCTCAAGAGAACAGCAGCCGGCGCTCCGGCACTGTATCTCTGGGGAATGCTCTTCAAGCAAAAGTCAGAGTGA
- a CDS encoding F-box protein — MLSTDSAVSIPDSSISNRGPEHYELSRYLPPYRSLLNPNRTFDYRSHKYVEGSVEFKFSSLFTRKKKPESNIKMKYRSLLTPLSNTRKRIMDAASDTLSVKSLRSSLSVASLRKSTNLSAHHLMDLPDEILTMVISYLRDDQKSLVYLLYVNKRLNMSVKPVLYENPYVSSTYRLAQLVHTINNSKELALMIKTIDLSTINPGLELEENAFRLYDIFAQQGDDAMPFASNDKDILAGWRDWRYRNHPLYGLQRTLTGQTYRSSRSSRPEMKDRKLSASSNSTTGSLFSNNEDYETDSSRTLSASPIRTKRKKHTFRNSLKQVFKSASSGTVTTFEISDWYSDLRLTKSTTPKFPPRVSDLDYLTQPDSLVVGEKTQPYSTPHPLQNRFLSQYCYSKDIPIGYLLHIFQECENLVHVDLTGVSCSNDFEMKDYEYFNWQTSKGKIKQVPVIGYRSLLLDTEEDERKRKEENAMLSRFKSEKPIYWSDTQREIDWENTDCVKLEFDDIWKQLNRLRNLRTIKLCSICWLEKSVIERMVADSQSETRLEYIDCTDSGMRKSLDWAKRRTVKQWKRYFRSENVPRAPQIATRGYNFENIGREYY; from the coding sequence ATGTTGTCAACTGATTCAGCAGTGAGCATTCCGGACTCTTCTATTTCCAATAGAGGCCCTGAGCACTACGAGCTCAGCAGGTATCTTCCCCCTTATCGGTCGTTACTGAACCCCAACCGAACTTTCGACTACCGAAGCCACAAGTATGTGGAAGGGTCCGTGGAGTTTAAATTCAGCAGTCTTTTTACtaggaagaagaagccggAATCGAATATCAAGATGAAGTACCGGTCGTTGCTTACCCCACTATCGAATACCAGGAAGCGTATCATGGATGCCGCTTCTGATACACTGTCAGTGAAATCACTAAGGTCTTCGCTTTCGGTTGCCAGCTTGAGGAAGTCTACCAACTTGAGTGCTCATCATTTGATGGATCTCCCGGATGAGATTCTGACAATGGTGATCTCGTATCTTAGAGATGACCAGAAATCGCTGGTATATCTCCTCTATGTGAACAAAAGGTTGAATATGAGTGTTAAGCCTGTACTCTACGAGAATCCATACGTCTCATCCACATACAGGTTGGCTCAGCTAGTTCATACGATCAACAATAGCAAGGAATTGGCCCTCATGATTAAGACTATTGATCTGTCGACAATAAATCCTGGCTTAGAGTTGGAGGAAAATGCGTTCCGGTTATATGACATATTTGCACAACAAGGTGACGACGCAATGCCTTTCGCCTCTAACGACAAAGACATACTTGCTGGCTGGAGGGACTGGAGATACAGAAACCACCCATTGTATGGGCTGCAGCGCACCCTTACCGGACAGACTTATCGGTCATCACGGAGCTCTAGACCTGAGATGAAGGATCGCAAACTGTCGGCTTCTTCAAACTCTACCACAGGTTCTCTGTTCTCCAATAACGAGGATTACGAAACAGATTCGTCGCGCACATTGTCCGCTTCTCCAATAAGAACCAAGAGGAAAAAACATACTTTCAGGAACTCCTTGAAGCAGGTATTCAAGAGTGCTTCCTCAGGTACAGTCACAACCTTCGAGATCTCAGACTGGTACAGTGATCTCAGACTGACAAAATCTACCACTCCCAAATTCCCTCCTAGAGTTAGTGATCTCGACTACCTGACGCAGCCTGATTCGCTGGTGGTTGGCGAGAAAACTCAACCATACTCGACTCCTCATCCACTTCAAAACAGATTTTTGAGCCAGTACTGCTACTCTAAAGATATTCCGATTGGATACTTGTTGCACATTTTCCAAGAGTGTGAGAATCTCGTTCACGTGGACCTCACTGGTGTCTCTTGTAGCAACGACTTCGAGATGAAAGATTACGAATACTTCAATTGGCAGACCTCCAAGGGTAAAATTAAGCAGGTCCCTGTAATCGGCTACCGTTCTTTGTTGCTCGACacagaggaagacgagcgcaagagaaaagaagaaaatgccATGTTATCTCGATTCAAGTCAGAAAAGCCAATTTACTGGTCGGACACTCAGCGTGAGATAGACTGGGAGAATACAGATTGTGTGAAGCTTGAATTTGACGATATCTGGAAACAGCTGAATAGGCTGAGGAATCTGCGCACTATCAAACTTTGCTCTATCTGCTGGCTTGAGAAGTCCGTGATTGAGAGAATGGTGGCCGATTCGCAATCCGAAACCCGCTTAGAGTACATTGATTGTACTGATTCGGGAATGAGAAAATCACTAGACTGGGCTAAACGAAGGACCGTTAAACAGTGGAAACGTTACTTCCGTTCTGAGAATGTGCCTCGCGCACCCCAGATAGCCACCCGAGGCtacaattttgaaaatatcGGTCGCGAGTATTACTGA
- a CDS encoding Phosphomevalonate kinase: protein MFSAPGKAFVAGGYLVLDPKYKAFVIALSSRMYAHAHVEKEAGEYTEVCVKSPQFAEGEWCYKIDLSRPDLTQEIHGRHNPFVKSTIDILFLYLAPKQNKRITITIFSDPEYHSQKDSMPKTSKTGLKTFYYHSQPINKVAKTGLGSSAGLVACLTTALLSCFSENFDVKNETTLTRIHNLAQVAHCHAQGKIGSGFDVAAATFGSIVYRRFDPQLVNRVIESWKNEDLVQLVDNTDWKIEHTKCCLPPGIKLLMGDIVGGSETPKLVSKVLEWRKKEPERSLEVWTHLNSNNMRLVESLEKLQDFSKKQPETYKLSLRSLVEGNKSGFSDVVSSIQGIRQYMKIMTQESGAEIEPDQQTELLDYCMSLNGVLGGVVPGAGGYDAVCLLVAQEAIPEVVERTKDLSVTWLNLHEQETGIREEDVSSFIGLL, encoded by the coding sequence atgttTAGTGCTCCCGGCAAGGCCTTTGTGGCTGGAGGCTATTTGGTTCTGGATCCCAAATACAAAGCATTCGTGATTGCCCTGTCCTCCAGAATGTATGCCCATGCCCATGtggagaaagaagctggagaatACACCGAGGTGTGTGTCAAATCCCCCCAATTCGCAGAGGGAGAATGGTGCTACAAGATAGATCTTTCCCGACCTGATCTCACTCAGGAAATACATGGCCGCCACAATCCCTTTGTGAAGTCCACGATTGACATTTTGTTTCTGTATTTGGCACCAAAACAGAATAAGCGTATCACCATCACCATCTTCTCTGATCCAGAATACCACTCGCAGAAAGACTCCATGCcgaaaacctcaaaaacCGGTCTCAAAACCTTCTACTACCACTCACAGCCAATAAACAAGGTGGCAAAGACCGGACTGGGCTCGAGTGCAGGTCTGGTTGCGTGCTTGACAACGGCTCTGCTCTCGTGTTTCAGCGAAAACTTTGACGTGAAAAACGAGACAACGCTTACCAGGATCCATAATCTTGCTCAGGTTGCTCATTGTCATGCCCAGGGGAAAATTGGCTCAGGATTCGATGTGGCTGCTGCAACGTTTGGCTCCATTGTCTATCGTAGATTCGATCCACAGCTGGTAAACAGAGTCATAGAGTCTTGGAAAAATGAGGACTTGGTGCAATTGGTCGATAACACAGACTGGAAGATAGAACACACAAAGTGCTGTCTGCCTCCAGGAATTAAATTGCTCATGGGGGACATTGTGGGCGGGTCCGAAACCCCAAAGCTGGTCTCCAAGGTTCTGGAATGGAGGAAAAAAGAACCCGAGAGATCGCTGGAAGTGTGGACGCATCTGAACTCGAACAACATGCGGCTCGTTGAgtcgctggaaaagctACAAGATTTCAGCAAAAAACAGCCAGAAACTTACAAATTGTCGCTGCGAAGCCTAGTGGAAGGCAACAAAAGCGGCTTCAGCGACGTTGTCTCCAGTATCCAAGGAATTCGCCAGTACATGAAAATCATGACGCAGGAGAGTGGTGCCGAAATTGAGCCCGACCAGCAGACTGAACTGCTAGACTACTGCATGTCGCTAAACGGTGTTTTGGGCGGAGTGGTGCCTGGAGCTGGTGGCTACGACGCAGTGTGCCTGCTGGTGGCCCAAGAAGCCATCCCAGAAGTGGTTGAACGCACAAAAGATCTTTCTGTGACGTGGTTGAACCTGCACGAGCAAGAAACAGGCATCCGCGAAGAAGACGTCTCGAGCTTTATCGGTCTTTTATAG